DNA from Tachypleus tridentatus isolate NWPU-2018 chromosome 8, ASM421037v1, whole genome shotgun sequence:
TGTGATGCACACTTTTGAGGATGTGTGATAAGAGTGATTGTCAAATCACTATTTGGTCTGACAAATGTAGGTGGTAATGTTTGGATATGAGACTCAAAACTCAAGAAAATTTCAATGATTGACTGTTCTTCAGGAGAGCAGTTaagaagaatagtcaactattcaAAATTCTTGAGTGTTGGCTCTTGTGTGAAAACATTACAACTGTTGTAGGTGATCTTGTGCAATAACTTCTTAACTAGAAGTGTAGGTGTTGGTCATATTTGTGTGCTTTTCCTCTAATTCAGCATATGGAAATTAGAGGTGGTTAACACAGGTAACCTTGTGTTTCTTTGcaagaaatcagacaaaagtcAACTGTCATTTCAGTTTATGAAATCATTTCAGATCTGCAGTATAGATCTTAAAATGTCTtttcaaacaattcaaaattTGCATGCCAAGAAATGCCACAATACATAGAAAAATGgggaaaaaataaaactcaaatatttgcattttgactttcagtaaaataacttattatttctgtggagtgtttcatttatgttcaaaattgacgttaaattacaaaaaaatgcatattgtaatattttacttttttacattaattaggTTTGCCCTGTAGAAAGCCAAGACTTTACATAGATTTCAttacaagtgtttaaaataaagtgtaaactatattttataagaaatatcttttttgtttggATTATTGTATTTTGCCTACAATGTTTACTCAACTAGTTTTGTAGAAAGTCCATTTGCAAGaataaattcatttattcatgtaatatattttgCAACAATAACAATATGTATGTTGTGTACATTTTAGCAATAAACTGGATTATCTTGATAAATctgatgttttgtattttaccatattatttttcattgttttttacatgaaatgtagttgattaaattacattattgttatGATAAAGCTGAATCATTCATGTGTGTCCATGCTCAAGAaatcaatttttgtatttttcatgtgTACATGAATTTGCACCTAGTTCCTACTTAAtgtaaagtagataataagtaaacactaattactaattaaaatTTGTGGTTGAATTATAAAACAGgttgtacaattttaatatttttattgaatatattgttaaaacaaatggaTCTTTTGAGAGGCTATGAACTCTGGTAACCTGGTAATAGGTAATTCTTGAGTTTAACAACAGACTTTTGTAGTTTTACATCAAAGCCTAAAGGAGAAAGAGCTCATCCTTAATATAATACCACTAAATGAAGCTGATCCAGTGACAAATACAACATAACACAATCTACCATTTTTTATGCAGCATTAAAAAATCATGACATCTTTAGTGTGCCTCTTCATGCCAGGAACCTGGTCCAATGAAAAGCTAAAAAACTATCACACCATCTGCATTCTCTTTGTTTACATATTCGGAATTATATTGATTTGCAAAACTGATGTAATTGGTTTGTAGAAAgaaccaaaatacaaaatatactttaactACAGTTTTGAGTAGGATTAGGCATTGAgctatatataaagaaaaacattgtaatacaaaattaaataaaacacaaaggaaagcttataacaaataattgtttagtgTAATTACTTTTTAGTCCGTAGACCACAATAAAATCACTGGTAAAATTAACGTAAAATCTTAATTACTAttgaattttgaaaatgaaagacTCATAGCTAATGCCCTCCCCTGGCTAAGCGTTATGTCTGTTGActaacaatgctaaaaaccgggtttcaatacccgtggtgggcagagcactatcactttttatttcagttactgaTATAAATATTAGGATCATACATAAAAGGTGCAATGATAAAAAGGCCCTAAACAAGAGAGTGAtcgaatagttgactattcttctACGATATCTTCTTGTGGCACGTTTTGAAGTTTACTGTATGCTTCTCGAGCTGTAATTAATTCTGGATCTAATCTTGTTGCTTCCATAAATGCTTCTTTTGCATCCTTTATCCTGTCTTGCTTCTGCAGTTCTTTTCCTTTATACACTTTAATTCGTGCTCTTTCTGACTTGCAGAAGGATTCCAGTTTCTCGAACTTACTTAGTTCACTGAGGTATGTTTCAGAAGAAATCTCATTGTTACTCCTTTTCAATAGTAAATAATCTACTGCTGCGTAATGTATTCCACTTTTTTTCagatattcttttgttttttcaaagtccCTTTCCATTCTCCAAAAATAAAGCCCTAATTGATGAAGTATGTGTCCATTTTTCCTTCAGTAATGTTATCAGCTTGAAGTAGGCATTTTTCATTTCACCTTTATTACCTAAGTAACGATATACTTTGGAGCAGTTAAGTAGAATGTATGCAGTGTTTTCACATTTTTGAAGTTTTTCGAGATATCcaagtattttctttttcaacgAGTTGTCTCTTTTATTGTTGAACCATATACTTGAAAGCGATAAAGTGTAAGTGATAATATAGTCTGCATTATCTTCATTCGATAGGCTAATGGCTTTGTAAAGACTTTCCAGTTCATCCTGAGTagggttttcatttttttattccgGCGTAATCTTGCTAAAATCAGTCCCTTCATGTAATGCCACAACGGTTCTTCTGGATTTAATTTTAGACCTTCATCAAATGAATGTAAAGCttcttcataattttgaaatgcacATTCGAACAGAGCAAAACCACGGGCTCCATGTAACCAAGCCATTTGTTTCGGGTCGTTCTTAATTTCTTCCCATAATGCTTCTGCCAATTCCAGTCGGCTTTCACAATTCTCTATTTGGCCTAGCATATGATATATATGGGCTTCCAGcgcattaaacaaataaaaaggtgttTTTTCAGTAATGCTCTGAGATATTTCTTTTGCTTCAGATAAATAAGCTTCTGCTTTTAATAAGTTTACTTCGTACAAACCGTCCTCCAGACCAGTCATATAAATGTATCCAAGAAGAAGAAAGCTTAGTTCTTGAATATCGGGCTTCGCTGTTTTCATCCAATCTGTCAAATTGTCGTTTATCTTTTGGACAGTTTTGTTGCTAAAAGGGATTTTCAGCTTCCACTTGCAATGGCATTCCAGTTGACGAAGTCTAATAGATTGATCATCCATctattgataaaaacaacaattaatgctattagattattatttaaagtatacTTGGTTAAACTGCTGAagacataaaatattctaaaatattttaatgaagacCATTTATGTAGTTATAAGTTTCTATTATTGTTTAGCTGGGTGGAAGTTTAAAGTAACCTGAGGAGAGGGTCACAAATTCGAGAAATCTTTTCAAAACGTTGAAGATAATTTGAGACTTACATATATAAGTAACGAATTAAACTAAAGCTAGAGGGAATTAATTAATCAGTTGTGCATGATATGTACGGTGCATCTGACACTGTAAACCAGTTACTCAGTAAAGTGTTTGTGGATATcgagttaattaattaaaaagcaagtggattttattgtaaaagtagtttatttttatagtttggcCTATCAGTGAACGTTTCGTCAACTGAattttgcattattatttttgtacagaataattcaacatggaaaataatataaacaactgCAAAAAGAGTATCATAAGTGTAAGAGAAGAGTTAACTTTAAGTAATGAAATAATTTGCGTTAAAAATACACATTGTGTTAGATATATTAGATacgaatacatttaaaatatattttactataattatacaaattgTGTCTAGATATCAGCAAGAGTTTCAATAAAatggttattaaaataaatcaaatcgAATGTAATAGTGTTTATTACATATAAGAGCTCCCAAACAATATGTAATCAGTGTCTACGCTTTTCACGGAGCTGGCCTCATTTGGATACGCCTCTGTTATAAATAAACGATAAACATAGATGTCAATTGTTCTTCAGTCATTGAATATTTAGTAGTGTTGTTTTTACACAACACATTTTATTTCGCTGAAAATAGATTTCACAGTCATTTTCTGAACTTGTCAAGAGATGTGGGGCGTTATACGAGAGTagttcaaaaatacgcggactgtttgaattgtgcggctccagttggttccaggggaatccgcttggtgtcgctaggttcccacagatcagctgattacgacgccatttcccgattgcagatatcttcatttgtgcattagctacgcggttttaagtgaagtgcgattttttcgtttggcggatttcagaatgaatgacctgaaggagcaacgacttgctgtgaaatttattttaaacttggaaaatctgcgactgaaacttttgctatgcttaacacggcttgcggcatgtttcaagtggcatgaacgttttaaggatggtcgacagtccattgaagatgatgagcgtcctggacgtccttccacgtcaactgacgacccacgcgtcgacaaaatcaacaccctggtgcgggcaaatcaacgtctgactgtcagggagcttgctgaagagtgtgggatatcagttagattttgaccgaaaaattgaagatgcaccgcgttgctgcgaaatttgtgcctcagaactcgtgagtttttggccaaacactcgatcactgttctttcccacccccctactcacctgaccttgctccttgcgatttttcttgtttccaaactcaaaagacccttgaaaggaagaagatttgagacgattcccgagattaaggcaaatgcgacgaaggagctggaggacattataaaagaagcgtaccaggactgtttcaacaagtggacacaccattgggataagtgtgtgcgttggggaggagagtactttgaaagggtcccagacctgtaacttctaaataaagtacactttgttttatgacgtcagtccgcatactttttgaacagacctcgtaaatgTGAAGATCAAACTACTGTTCGTTACTTAACAGCAGTACAATTATTAGCATTAAGTGATGTCCACGagctgtcttccatctaatctatcatttcaaaattatggtcCTCCAAAAGTATATCGACAATTTGAAAAttctaacataaaataataaattttgcacCTAACGAACTTGTACCATTAGACTTTTATATTAGACATTATATTTTAAGACAAGTTAGGCGTTAATTGCTAcatttagataatttatttttgatggaACGAGTATTTCACTGTACAAAATCTTG
Protein-coding regions in this window:
- the LOC143223141 gene encoding antiviral innate immune response effector IFIT1-like, which encodes MDDQSIRLRQLECHCKWKLKIPFSNKTVQKINDNLTDWMKTAKPDIQELSFLLLGYIYMTGLEDGLYEVNLLKAEAYLSEAKEISQSITEKTPFYLFNALEAHIYHMLGQIENCESRLELAEALWEEIKNDPKQMAWLHGARGFALFECAFQNYEEALHSFDEGLKLNPEEPLWHYMKGLILARLRRNKKMKTLLRMNWKVFTKPLAYRMKIMQTILSLTLYRFQVYGSTIKETTR